The following coding sequences are from one Shewanella putrefaciens window:
- the purB gene encoding adenylosuccinate lyase has translation MDLSALTAISPVDGRYGSKTASLRGIFSEFGLTKYRVQVEINWLKLLADCPEIIEVPPLSESAIAVLDGIKDNFNEQDALRVKAIESTTNHDVKAVEYFIKEKIAGNAELAAVGEFVHFACTSEDINNLSHGLMLTEAREQVLLPYCNELLTAIKKLAIEYRSVPLMSRTHGQPASPSTLGKEMANVAVRLERQIKQIANVEIMGKLNGAVGNYNAHLSAYPEVNWHELSERFVTSLGLNWNAYTTQIEPHDYIAELFDAVARFNTVLIDFDRDIWGYIALGHFKQRTIAGEIGSSTMPHKVNPIDFENSEGNLGIANALMQHLASKLPVSRWQRDLTDSTVLRNLGVGIAHALIAYQATLKGISKLEVNEAHLRDELDHNWEVLAEPVQTVMRRYGIEKPYEKLKELTRGKRIDAQQLSVFIDGLELPDSVKAELKKMTPANYIGRAETFVDELK, from the coding sequence ATGGATCTTTCCGCACTAACTGCTATCTCTCCGGTAGACGGCCGTTATGGTAGTAAAACCGCGTCATTGAGAGGGATTTTCAGCGAGTTCGGTCTTACCAAGTACCGTGTTCAGGTTGAAATCAATTGGTTAAAACTGTTAGCCGATTGCCCAGAAATCATCGAAGTACCACCGCTAAGCGAGTCAGCTATCGCCGTGCTCGATGGCATTAAAGACAATTTCAACGAACAAGATGCGCTGCGTGTTAAGGCTATCGAAAGCACCACTAACCACGATGTGAAAGCGGTTGAATACTTCATCAAAGAAAAAATCGCGGGCAATGCCGAATTAGCTGCTGTGGGTGAGTTTGTTCACTTTGCTTGTACTTCCGAAGATATCAACAACTTAAGCCATGGTTTAATGTTGACAGAAGCCCGTGAGCAAGTCTTACTGCCCTACTGCAACGAGTTGCTGACGGCAATTAAAAAGCTGGCGATTGAATATCGCTCTGTGCCATTAATGTCACGTACCCATGGCCAACCCGCGTCACCTTCGACGCTCGGTAAAGAAATGGCGAACGTCGCAGTGCGCCTTGAACGTCAAATCAAACAAATCGCCAATGTTGAAATCATGGGCAAACTGAACGGTGCCGTAGGTAACTACAATGCTCACCTGTCAGCCTATCCAGAAGTTAATTGGCATGAACTGTCTGAGCGTTTTGTAACAAGCCTTGGCCTTAACTGGAATGCCTACACGACGCAAATCGAGCCACACGATTACATTGCCGAATTGTTTGATGCGGTTGCCCGTTTCAACACTGTGCTGATTGACTTTGACCGTGATATTTGGGGTTACATCGCCCTAGGTCACTTCAAACAACGCACTATCGCCGGTGAAATCGGTTCATCGACTATGCCGCACAAAGTTAACCCCATCGATTTTGAAAATTCTGAAGGTAACTTAGGTATCGCTAACGCACTGATGCAACACTTAGCCTCTAAGCTACCAGTTTCAAGATGGCAACGTGACTTAACTGACTCGACTGTACTGCGTAACTTAGGTGTAGGTATTGCCCATGCATTGATCGCGTATCAAGCGACCTTAAAAGGCATCAGCAAGTTAGAAGTTAACGAAGCACATCTGCGTGATGAGTTAGATCACAACTGGGAAGTGTTAGCAGAACCCGTACAAACGGTAATGCGTCGTTATGGCATTGAAAAGCCATACGAAAAATTAAAAGAACTGACGCGCGGTAAACGTATCGACGCGCAGCAACTGTCAGTGTTTATTGACGGACTTGAATTACCAGACTCAGTGAAAGCTGAACTGAAGAAAATGACGCCAGCCAATTACATTGGTCGCGCCGAAACGTTTGTCGACGAACTGAAGTAA
- a CDS encoding DUF4826 family protein — protein sequence MTEQAVDQTQQNLSAEEIEKLRQEWVRTQFQKANRFLAEKGVIPSKVLADESRYLAPYMAIWKMESKRPSNKTYWVMSGDLPSDFVDVKVAATARDAVRHFSMMWQMQAENLVRSGATRDATQAKFAQLLVSRAESLYRMHNDDKLWNA from the coding sequence ATGACTGAACAAGCTGTCGACCAGACTCAACAAAATTTATCAGCTGAAGAAATAGAAAAGCTACGTCAAGAGTGGGTCAGAACTCAATTTCAAAAAGCCAATCGTTTTCTCGCAGAAAAAGGCGTGATCCCAAGCAAAGTCCTCGCCGATGAAAGCCGTTATCTTGCGCCTTATATGGCGATTTGGAAGATGGAATCAAAGCGTCCAAGCAACAAAACCTATTGGGTGATGTCAGGGGATTTACCGTCGGATTTTGTCGATGTGAAAGTGGCGGCGACGGCCCGTGATGCCGTGCGTCATTTCTCTATGATGTGGCAAATGCAGGCGGAAAACTTAGTGCGTTCGGGGGCCACCCGTGATGCGACTCAGGCTAAATTTGCTCAACTATTAGTATCGCGTGCCGAAAGTTTATATCGTATGCACAATGACGATAAACTGTGGAATGCTTAA
- a CDS encoding Glu/Leu/Phe/Val dehydrogenase dimerization domain-containing protein — translation MAVFNHVSFDEHEQVVFCHDKESGLKAIVAIHNTNLGPAVGGCRMWNYQSDDEALTDVLRLSRGMTYKNALAGLTMGGGKSVIIADPKRQDREALFRAFGRFINSLGGRYYSAEDVGTTTADIMIAHEETPYMAGLEGKSGDPSPFTALGTYLGIKAAVKHKFGLDSLKGLKIAVQGVGHVGYYLCKHLHGEGAELIVTDIHQASLDRVATDFGAIVVAPQEIYSQDVDVYAPCALGATLNDATLPQLKAKIVAGCANNQLAEVRHGEQLKEMGILYAPDYVINAGGIINVSFEKDYDAAKSTAKVEEIYNTLLKIFSQADAQNRTTGAVADEMAKAIIEAAKQ, via the coding sequence GTGGCTGTATTTAATCATGTATCCTTTGACGAACATGAACAGGTTGTATTCTGTCATGATAAAGAAAGTGGCTTAAAGGCCATTGTCGCCATCCATAACACCAATCTAGGCCCTGCCGTAGGTGGATGTCGGATGTGGAACTACCAATCGGATGATGAAGCCCTGACGGACGTATTACGCCTTTCTCGTGGCATGACTTACAAAAACGCCCTCGCTGGTTTAACCATGGGCGGTGGGAAATCAGTGATCATTGCCGATCCTAAAAGACAGGATCGCGAAGCGCTATTCCGCGCTTTTGGCCGTTTTATCAATAGTCTAGGTGGCCGCTACTATTCAGCAGAAGATGTTGGTACTACTACGGCTGATATTATGATCGCCCATGAAGAAACCCCTTATATGGCGGGCCTTGAAGGCAAAAGTGGCGATCCATCGCCCTTCACAGCCCTTGGCACTTATTTAGGCATTAAAGCCGCAGTAAAACATAAATTCGGTTTAGACAGCCTGAAAGGCCTTAAAATCGCCGTTCAAGGCGTAGGTCACGTAGGCTACTATCTATGTAAACATTTACATGGCGAAGGCGCAGAGCTGATTGTTACTGACATTCATCAAGCCTCGTTAGACAGAGTTGCCACCGATTTTGGCGCAATAGTTGTGGCGCCTCAAGAAATCTACTCACAAGATGTGGATGTGTATGCCCCTTGTGCCCTTGGCGCAACCTTAAACGATGCGACCTTACCGCAACTGAAAGCCAAAATTGTTGCTGGCTGTGCCAACAACCAATTAGCCGAAGTACGCCACGGTGAACAACTCAAAGAAATGGGCATACTGTACGCGCCAGACTATGTGATCAACGCAGGCGGTATTATTAACGTGTCATTCGAAAAAGATTACGACGCAGCAAAATCGACCGCTAAAGTAGAAGAAATTTACAACACGTTGCTGAAAATATTCAGCCAAGCCGATGCGCAGAACCGTACAACTGGCGCTGTAGCTGATGAAATGGCTAAAGCCATTATCGAAGCCGCTAAGCAGTAA
- a CDS encoding MarR family winged helix-turn-helix transcriptional regulator, with product MNRHESLGYLVSHLNIELQNELDLHLKRYQLDIKLWPVLFALWQEEGISQTELSKRCDVANYTMTRLLDQLQVQGLITRHQEVDNRRAFQIFLTDEAKALEQDLICEAERVNEKFLSNLSEDEQQLFILLLNKINRLA from the coding sequence TTGAATCGTCATGAAAGCTTAGGCTATCTTGTATCCCACTTAAATATCGAGCTGCAAAATGAGCTTGATCTGCATCTTAAGCGATATCAACTCGATATAAAACTGTGGCCTGTGCTGTTTGCTTTATGGCAAGAAGAGGGCATAAGCCAAACTGAATTGTCTAAGCGTTGCGATGTGGCAAATTACACTATGACGCGCTTACTCGATCAGTTGCAGGTGCAAGGTCTTATTACTCGCCATCAAGAAGTCGATAATCGGCGTGCTTTTCAAATCTTTTTGACCGATGAAGCCAAAGCATTAGAGCAAGATCTTATCTGCGAAGCTGAGCGGGTTAATGAAAAATTCCTGTCAAATTTAAGTGAAGATGAACAACAGCTATTCATTTTACTATTGAATAAAATCAACCGCTTGGCTTGA
- a CDS encoding DUF1285 domain-containing protein — translation MEKMTDSIQHTLKQFAADCRLTSVAPLCSEVPLFDINALGDWTYLGTSLPAKFAKLFASILHCIDDEYFLITPVEKVRVRVEDAPLLIVDFERAQPHSLLNVRTSIETQHHKVDIKQMKLTDDSVYLPLERGLWGKLGRACYYNFVNEFNLSDLDEE, via the coding sequence ATGGAAAAGATGACTGACAGTATTCAACACACGCTCAAACAATTCGCCGCCGATTGTAGGCTAACCTCGGTTGCGCCATTGTGCAGTGAAGTCCCATTATTTGACATTAACGCCTTGGGTGATTGGACCTATCTAGGCACATCGCTACCAGCAAAGTTTGCTAAGTTGTTCGCCAGTATTTTGCATTGCATCGATGATGAGTATTTCTTAATTACCCCAGTGGAGAAGGTGCGAGTGCGGGTTGAAGATGCCCCCTTACTGATTGTCGATTTCGAGCGAGCGCAACCCCATTCGCTGCTCAATGTAAGAACCAGTATTGAAACACAGCATCACAAAGTCGATATAAAACAGATGAAGCTCACCGATGACAGTGTTTATTTGCCGCTTGAGCGCGGTTTATGGGGCAAATTAGGTCGGGCCTGTTACTATAATTTTGTGAATGAATTCAATTTATCTGATCTAGATGAGGAATGA
- the ydiJ gene encoding D-2-hydroxyglutarate dehydrogenase YdiJ — protein sequence MLPLLSHQQTLEPVYLAYLDALEQSAYAGDIDKRYSARLVQATDNSVYQFLPQAVLYPKNQQDIQIALTLAAKEAFRGVSFSARGGGTGTNGQSLTHGLILDVSRYMNRVLEVNAEQGWVRVEAGVIKDALNDALRPHGYFFSPDLSTSNRATIGGMINTDASGAGSLVYGKTSDHVLALRSVLIDGSVLDTQPLDAGLLCNPDNVSDNPLGQKLISAIAKVCREKRTLIESQFPKLNRFLTGYDLKHVWNEGLTQFDLSRILTGSEGTLAVITEAKLNITPLPTERAMVNIKYDSFQSALRHAPSLVAARATVVETVDSKVLNLAREDIVWHSVADLIQEVPGKVIDGLNMVEFAGDTVEVEQKLASLEAVLSEQISKGECGVLGYQVTQDKPSIEKIYGMRKKAVGLLGATKGRRKPIAFAEDTAVPPEKLADYIMEFRALLDGYNLQYGMFGHVDAGVLHVRPALDMCDVEDEKLLRVISDQVAALTLKYGGLMWGEHGKGVRGEYGPAVFGDELFGVLQDIKGLFDPDNRLNPGKLVAPKDTGALYYDVDSVKRGKFDRQIPVDVRDAFPDVMNCNGNGLCFNYSSYSPMCPSFKVTGDRVQSPKGRAGLMREWLRLLEAEGVDVNALAKAKPFGILQRIQNTINAKRDYDYSHEVMESLKGCLACKACSGQCPVKVDVPKFRAQFFNIYYQRYLRPVKDYLVAGIEDSLPLMASAPRLTNFAAQNPLSQWVIKKAIGYVDAPALSVPTLKQRLDGHLSRGYDLAALQAIPEEKRSQFVLVVQDPFNSFYDSGLVYRFIQLIEKLGLKPVLLPFKPNGKPTHIKGFLDKFAKTAQSSADFLNQVHKLGMPMVGIDPALVLCYRDEYREVLGANRGNFEVKLANEWLLNVIKDLPAKAVQDKQYTWFSHCTESTAKPNTANEWTKIFAHFGAKLNTVNLGCCGMAGTYGHEAENLERSKALFDMSWQQTLAKIAQPQVLVSGYSCRSQVKRFAGYKPKHPLEALLELVNA from the coding sequence ATGCTACCCCTGCTATCACATCAACAAACCTTAGAACCTGTCTATCTGGCATATCTTGATGCTTTAGAACAAAGTGCCTATGCCGGTGATATCGATAAGCGCTACAGTGCGCGCTTAGTGCAAGCTACGGATAACTCCGTCTATCAATTTTTACCCCAGGCAGTTCTTTATCCTAAAAATCAGCAGGATATCCAAATTGCGTTAACGCTGGCGGCTAAAGAAGCATTCCGAGGAGTCAGTTTTAGCGCTCGAGGTGGTGGTACAGGTACGAATGGTCAGTCATTGACCCATGGTCTGATTTTGGATGTGTCGCGTTATATGAATCGTGTGCTCGAAGTGAATGCTGAGCAAGGTTGGGTTCGAGTTGAGGCTGGCGTGATTAAAGATGCACTTAATGATGCATTGCGCCCACACGGTTATTTTTTTAGTCCCGATTTATCCACCTCAAATCGTGCCACGATTGGCGGTATGATCAACACTGATGCCTCGGGTGCGGGCTCACTCGTCTATGGTAAGACATCAGATCACGTACTGGCATTACGAAGTGTGTTGATTGATGGCAGTGTGTTGGATACCCAGCCATTGGATGCAGGGCTTTTGTGTAACCCCGATAACGTCAGTGATAATCCGCTGGGGCAAAAGCTGATTTCGGCCATTGCAAAGGTTTGTCGAGAAAAGCGAACACTTATCGAAAGCCAATTTCCTAAGCTCAACCGTTTTCTCACGGGTTATGACTTAAAACATGTGTGGAACGAAGGCCTAACGCAATTCGATTTATCACGAATTCTGACGGGCTCAGAGGGCACACTTGCGGTGATAACCGAAGCCAAACTCAATATCACGCCATTGCCGACCGAGCGCGCTATGGTAAATATTAAGTACGATTCTTTCCAATCGGCGCTGCGTCATGCGCCGTCCTTAGTCGCTGCGCGCGCGACTGTGGTTGAAACTGTCGATTCAAAAGTGCTTAACTTAGCCCGTGAAGATATTGTCTGGCATTCGGTGGCTGATCTTATCCAAGAAGTGCCAGGTAAAGTGATTGATGGTCTCAATATGGTCGAGTTTGCAGGTGACACGGTCGAAGTTGAGCAAAAGCTCGCCAGTCTTGAAGCGGTACTCTCTGAGCAGATCAGCAAAGGTGAATGCGGTGTATTGGGTTACCAAGTGACGCAAGATAAGCCGAGTATTGAAAAAATTTACGGCATGCGTAAAAAAGCCGTTGGCTTACTCGGCGCCACTAAAGGACGCCGTAAGCCCATCGCCTTTGCAGAAGATACCGCGGTACCGCCCGAAAAACTTGCCGATTATATTATGGAGTTTCGCGCGTTACTCGACGGGTATAATTTGCAATACGGTATGTTTGGCCATGTGGACGCGGGTGTGCTCCATGTGCGACCTGCACTTGATATGTGTGATGTTGAAGATGAAAAGTTACTGCGAGTCATTTCTGATCAAGTCGCGGCACTGACGCTTAAATACGGCGGCCTAATGTGGGGTGAACACGGTAAAGGCGTGCGCGGTGAATACGGTCCAGCAGTCTTTGGCGATGAACTTTTTGGTGTGCTGCAAGATATCAAAGGTTTGTTCGACCCTGACAACCGATTAAATCCCGGTAAGCTGGTGGCACCTAAAGATACTGGTGCCCTCTATTATGATGTCGACAGTGTTAAGCGTGGTAAGTTTGATAGACAAATCCCTGTTGATGTACGTGATGCATTTCCTGATGTAATGAACTGTAACGGGAATGGCCTGTGTTTTAATTACAGTAGCTATTCACCCATGTGCCCCTCATTTAAGGTCACAGGTGACAGAGTGCAGTCGCCCAAGGGGCGCGCTGGTCTTATGCGTGAATGGTTAAGATTATTAGAGGCTGAAGGAGTGGATGTGAATGCACTCGCTAAAGCGAAACCCTTTGGTATATTGCAGCGCATACAAAATACCATTAATGCCAAACGTGATTATGATTATTCCCATGAGGTGATGGAATCGCTCAAGGGCTGTTTGGCCTGTAAAGCCTGCTCAGGGCAATGTCCGGTCAAAGTGGATGTGCCCAAGTTTAGGGCGCAGTTCTTCAATATTTACTATCAACGCTATTTAAGGCCTGTAAAAGACTATCTTGTCGCAGGGATTGAAGATAGCTTGCCATTAATGGCTTCTGCGCCGCGTCTGACTAACTTTGCAGCGCAAAATCCATTGAGCCAATGGGTGATTAAAAAGGCGATTGGTTATGTGGATGCGCCTGCGTTATCTGTGCCGACCTTGAAGCAAAGGCTCGATGGGCATCTAAGCCGCGGTTACGACTTAGCTGCGTTGCAAGCGATTCCAGAAGAGAAGCGTTCGCAGTTTGTGTTAGTGGTGCAAGATCCCTTCAACAGTTTCTATGATTCCGGTCTTGTTTATCGCTTTATTCAGTTAATTGAAAAACTGGGTTTAAAACCTGTGTTATTACCCTTTAAACCCAATGGTAAGCCAACGCATATTAAAGGCTTCTTAGATAAATTTGCTAAAACGGCGCAGTCGAGTGCGGACTTTCTGAACCAAGTCCATAAGCTTGGCATGCCCATGGTAGGCATCGATCCTGCTTTAGTCTTATGTTATCGCGATGAATACCGTGAAGTCTTAGGGGCTAATCGCGGTAATTTTGAGGTCAAGTTAGCCAACGAATGGCTACTGAATGTCATCAAAGATTTACCTGCAAAAGCGGTGCAAGATAAGCAATATACTTGGTTTAGTCATTGTACCGAATCGACGGCCAAGCCAAATACCGCTAATGAGTGGACTAAAATCTTTGCCCATTTCGGTGCGAAATTAAATACAGTCAATTTAGGTTGTTGTGGTATGGCGGGAACCTATGGCCATGAGGCGGAAAACCTCGAGCGCTCTAAGGCCTTGTTCGATATGTCTTGGCAGCAAACCCTCGCTAAGATAGCACAGCCGCAAGTGTTAGTGTCTGGCTATTCGTGCCGTAGCCAGGTAAAACGTTTTGCCGGTTACAAGCCAAAGCATCCACTTGAGGCTTTACTTGAGTTAGTAAACGCGTAA
- the ppsA gene encoding phosphoenolpyruvate synthase, with the protein MQQYVLWYQELGMGDVNLVGGKNASLGEMISNLANAGVQVPGGFATTSYAFNEFLEQSGVNQKIYDILATLDVDDVNALAKVGAQIRQWVIDTPFQPALEQAIREAYDKLAAETSDASFAVRSSATAEDMPDASFAGQQETFLNVKGFDSVLVAIKHVFASLFNDRAISYRVHQGYEHHGVALSAGVQRMVRSDKAASGVMFTMDTESGNNDVVFITSSFGLGEMVVQGAVNPDEFYVHKPILSQGHKAVVRRNIGSKLIQMVYSDDAAHGKQVKIEDVAADKRRQFSINDAEVMELAKQAMVIEKHYGRPMDIEWAKDGNDGKLYIVQARPETVRSREDVQLIERYHLKSRGAVISEGRAIGHKVGSGVAKVLTSIADMDQIQPGDVLVTDMTDPDWEPIMKRASAIVTNRGGRTCHAAIIARELGVPAVVGCGDVTDRIKNGQLVTVSCAEGDTGFIYEGKQEFEVISNRVDSLPALPMKIMMNVGNPDRAFDFARLPNEGVGLARLEFIINRMIGIHPKALLEFNQQDAALQEEINEMIAGYESPVEFYIARLVEGIASIGSAFYPKKVIVRMSDFKSNEYANLVGGDRYEPEEENPMLGFRGASRYISESFRDCFALECEAIKRVRNDMGLKNVEVMIPFVRTVKEAEQVVGLLAEQGLERGKDGLRVIMMCEVPSNALLADQFLEHFDGFSIGSNDLTQLTLGLDRDSGIISHLFDERDQAVKILLSMAIKAAKAKGAYIGICGQGPSDHADFAGWLVEQGIDTVSLNPDTVIDTWLYLAEAHG; encoded by the coding sequence GTGCAGCAATACGTACTCTGGTATCAGGAATTAGGCATGGGTGACGTCAACTTAGTTGGCGGTAAAAATGCTTCTCTTGGCGAGATGATCAGCAATCTAGCTAATGCCGGTGTTCAAGTACCTGGCGGATTTGCGACTACTTCTTATGCGTTCAATGAGTTCCTTGAACAAAGTGGAGTAAACCAGAAGATTTATGACATCCTAGCCACATTGGATGTAGATGATGTCAATGCACTGGCAAAAGTAGGTGCACAGATCAGACAATGGGTGATTGACACCCCATTCCAACCAGCTTTAGAGCAAGCCATTCGTGAAGCTTACGATAAACTTGCCGCTGAAACTAGCGATGCGTCATTTGCAGTACGTTCTTCTGCCACCGCAGAAGACATGCCAGATGCCTCTTTTGCTGGTCAGCAAGAAACCTTCTTAAACGTGAAAGGATTTGACTCCGTTCTCGTGGCTATCAAGCACGTGTTCGCGTCACTCTTTAACGACCGTGCGATTTCTTACCGTGTTCACCAAGGTTACGAACACCACGGTGTTGCCCTGTCTGCCGGCGTACAACGCATGGTTCGTTCAGACAAAGCGGCGTCAGGCGTGATGTTCACTATGGACACTGAATCTGGCAACAACGATGTCGTCTTTATCACTTCCTCTTTCGGTCTGGGTGAAATGGTCGTTCAAGGCGCGGTAAACCCTGACGAATTCTATGTTCACAAACCGATTTTATCCCAAGGCCATAAAGCCGTTGTTCGCCGTAATATCGGTAGCAAGCTCATCCAGATGGTGTATTCCGATGATGCTGCTCACGGCAAACAAGTCAAAATTGAGGACGTTGCTGCCGATAAACGTCGTCAATTCTCCATCAATGATGCTGAAGTGATGGAACTGGCTAAACAAGCCATGGTTATCGAAAAACACTACGGTCGTCCAATGGACATCGAGTGGGCGAAAGACGGTAACGATGGCAAACTGTATATCGTGCAAGCGCGTCCTGAAACGGTTCGTAGCCGTGAAGATGTGCAACTGATTGAGCGTTATCACTTAAAGAGCCGTGGCGCTGTGATCTCTGAAGGTCGTGCTATTGGTCATAAAGTGGGTTCAGGTGTGGCTAAGGTATTAACCTCTATCGCGGATATGGATCAAATCCAACCCGGCGATGTGTTAGTAACTGATATGACCGACCCTGATTGGGAACCTATCATGAAGCGCGCCAGCGCCATCGTCACTAACCGTGGCGGTCGTACCTGTCATGCGGCGATTATTGCCCGTGAACTAGGTGTACCAGCGGTAGTAGGTTGTGGTGACGTGACTGACCGTATCAAAAATGGCCAGTTAGTGACAGTGTCTTGCGCAGAAGGTGATACTGGCTTTATTTACGAAGGTAAACAAGAGTTTGAAGTGATTTCAAACCGCGTTGACTCACTGCCAGCCTTACCAATGAAGATTATGATGAACGTGGGTAATCCTGATCGTGCATTTGATTTTGCCCGTTTGCCAAACGAAGGTGTGGGTCTAGCGCGTTTAGAGTTCATTATCAACCGTATGATTGGTATTCACCCCAAAGCACTGCTTGAGTTTAACCAACAAGATGCAGCGCTTCAGGAAGAAATCAACGAGATGATCGCAGGTTATGAATCTCCTGTTGAATTCTACATTGCTCGTTTGGTTGAAGGTATCGCCTCTATCGGTTCAGCTTTCTATCCGAAGAAGGTGATCGTGCGTATGTCAGACTTTAAGTCTAACGAGTACGCAAACTTAGTTGGCGGTGACAGATACGAGCCAGAAGAAGAAAACCCAATGTTGGGCTTCCGCGGTGCAAGCCGTTATATCTCTGAATCTTTCCGTGATTGTTTTGCCCTAGAATGTGAAGCTATCAAACGTGTCCGTAATGACATGGGACTGAAAAATGTTGAAGTTATGATCCCATTCGTTCGCACTGTGAAAGAAGCTGAGCAAGTTGTAGGTCTATTGGCTGAGCAAGGTTTAGAGCGTGGTAAAGACGGTTTACGCGTCATTATGATGTGTGAAGTACCTTCAAACGCCTTGTTAGCAGATCAATTCCTTGAACACTTCGATGGCTTCTCTATCGGCTCAAACGATTTAACTCAGCTAACGCTCGGTTTAGATCGTGACTCAGGCATTATTAGCCACCTGTTCGATGAGCGTGATCAAGCTGTTAAGATATTATTATCGATGGCGATTAAAGCAGCTAAAGCGAAAGGTGCTTATATTGGTATATGCGGTCAAGGCCCATCAGATCATGCTGATTTTGCTGGTTGGTTAGTGGAGCAGGGCATTGATACTGTGTCACTTAATCCTGACACCGTAATTGATACATGGCTATATTTAGCTGAAGCTCACGGGTGA
- the ppsR gene encoding posphoenolpyruvate synthetase regulatory kinase/phosphorylase PpsR, whose protein sequence is MAPKVFYISDGTAITAEVFGHAVLSQFPLEFESLTIPFVETLAKAEQVKRQINDCFITTGERPLVFHSIVKAEIRDIIYSSEGVDYDFLNTFVAPLEQHLGVSASPVVHRTHGKANHGYEARIDAINFAMDNDDGQTMKHMDQADLILLGVSRCGKTPSSLYLSMQFGIKAANYPFTEDDMDNLKLPEALKRNKKKLFGLTIDPVRLHEIRQSRMENSRYSSLKQCRLEVKEVEMMFKRERIPYIDTTNHSVEEIATKILDVTGLERHMF, encoded by the coding sequence ATGGCACCAAAAGTATTCTACATCTCCGACGGGACAGCGATCACAGCTGAAGTTTTTGGACATGCAGTTCTCTCGCAATTTCCATTAGAATTTGAGTCACTTACAATTCCATTCGTAGAAACTTTGGCAAAGGCAGAACAAGTTAAGCGACAAATAAATGATTGTTTTATTACAACAGGTGAACGGCCATTAGTCTTCCATTCCATCGTAAAAGCTGAAATTCGCGACATTATTTATTCGAGCGAAGGCGTTGATTATGATTTTTTAAATACCTTTGTGGCCCCACTCGAACAACATTTAGGTGTTTCAGCTTCACCTGTTGTACACAGAACCCATGGCAAAGCAAATCACGGCTATGAAGCACGTATCGATGCGATCAATTTCGCCATGGATAATGACGATGGCCAAACCATGAAACATATGGATCAAGCGGATTTAATTTTGCTGGGGGTTTCTCGCTGCGGTAAAACCCCGTCTAGCTTATATTTATCGATGCAATTTGGTATTAAAGCGGCAAACTACCCTTTCACTGAAGATGATATGGATAATCTCAAATTACCTGAAGCCCTTAAACGTAATAAGAAAAAACTCTTTGGTTTAACCATTGATCCTGTACGTTTGCATGAAATTCGCCAGAGTCGAATGGAAAATAGCCGTTATTCATCACTCAAGCAGTGCCGCTTAGAAGTTAAAGAAGTGGAAATGATGTTTAAACGCGAACGTATTCCTTATATAGACACGACTAATCATTCTGTGGAAGAAATAGCCACAAAAATATTAGATGTCACAGGCCTTGAACGGCATATGTTCTAG